The DNA region GGACTCGTCCTCGTCCGCCGTGCCCGTGTCCTCCTCCGGCCCCAGCAACCCCGTCACCTGTAGGTCCACCTCCGTGACCTTCAGGCCGAGTACGCCCGTCGCCGTCGCGGCGAGAGTCGTCCGCAGACGGGACGCGGTCGCCGGGAGAGGCTCCGCGGGTGTGGCCGCGAATTCCGCCGTGATGCGCAGAGGGCCCGGAGGCAGTGCGCTCGGCGGTGGAGGGACGGCCGGCTCGGGGGCGCTGTCGGGGGCGGCGAGGGAGAGGCGTACGGCGGTGAGGCGTACGCCCGGCACGTCGCGGGCCGCGCGCCGCAGTACCGCGGTGGCCGCCGCCTCAGTGATCCATGCGCCGTCGTGCGGGCCCCCGAGGGGCAGCAGTCTTCCGAGGCCGAGCTGAATTCTGACCGCCTGGGTCCATCGGTCCGCCGTCATTGCTCCAGCCTGCCGCATCCCCGGCGCGCGACCGGGCAACCCCACTTAATGTGGGAAGAGGGCAACCGAAAGGGATGTACGGCGATGAGCGACACGACTCAGCGGAACCGGCCGGAGACCCCCGAGGTCGAGCAGCCGGACCAGCAGCTCCGGAAGACCAGCGTGACCAAGCGTGGCGGCGGGGACCCGGCCGCCCGAGGGCGTACCACCATCGCCGACGGCGTGGTCGAGAAGATCGCCGGGCTTGCCGCCCGCGACGTCCTCGGCGTGCACGCGATGGGCAGCGGTATCTCACGGACCTTCGGCGCGGTGCGCGACCGGGTCCCCGGCGGCGGTTCGAAGTCCGCCACACGCGGCGTGAAGGCCGAGGTCGGCGAGGTGCAGACCGCGCTCGACCTGGAGATCGTCGTCGACTACGGCGTGTCCATCGCCGACGTCGCCCGTGACGTACGGGAGAACGTCATCGCGGCTGTCGAGCGCATGACGGGCCTTGAGGTCGTCGAGGTCAACATCGCGGTCAGCGACGTCAAACTGCCGGAGGAAGAGGACGAGGAACCGGAGACCAGGCTCCAGTGACGCCGCACCGGCGATCCGCCGGTGCTCGCCGGTGACCTGCCCTTGTCCGCCAGTGACCTG from Streptomyces sp. NBC_00258 includes:
- a CDS encoding nucleopolyhedrovirus P10 family protein, with the translated sequence MTADRWTQAVRIQLGLGRLLPLGGPHDGAWITEAAATAVLRRAARDVPGVRLTAVRLSLAAPDSAPEPAVPPPPSALPPGPLRITAEFAATPAEPLPATASRLRTTLAATATGVLGLKVTEVDLQVTGLLGPEEDTGTADEDESDGRSGKPDLRLDADESRVATAVRSVPGVTCLTSVHIAPRSGTASLPRRHVRVEFGTGASARALDVAREVRTRVTEALPDHPSVAALVTAVQPGT
- a CDS encoding Asp23/Gls24 family envelope stress response protein — protein: MSDTTQRNRPETPEVEQPDQQLRKTSVTKRGGGDPAARGRTTIADGVVEKIAGLAARDVLGVHAMGSGISRTFGAVRDRVPGGGSKSATRGVKAEVGEVQTALDLEIVVDYGVSIADVARDVRENVIAAVERMTGLEVVEVNIAVSDVKLPEEEDEEPETRLQ